In Vigna angularis cultivar LongXiaoDou No.4 chromosome 8, ASM1680809v1, whole genome shotgun sequence, one DNA window encodes the following:
- the LOC128193547 gene encoding nuclear polyadenylated RNA-binding protein 3-like: MMLGSVLEFITQAASSSAFIFCFCNLIIVIILVDLKPSLSIHQQSEIHLLKGANDQKQGANNSKPVVEKDTTPMPQAVEVEEVSHDHEAETVKNIEIEGNDDCSNEDEEKVEQEKDDDRSEKDDSNDELRKRVEEFIQKVNKGWKEELLSTSSLV; encoded by the coding sequence ATGATGTTGGGTTCTGTGTTGGAGTTCATCACTCAAGCTGCTTCCAGCTCAGCATTCATCTTCTGCTTCTGCAATTTGATCATAGTCATAATTCTGGTGGACTTGAAGCCTAGCCTCAGCATTCATCAACAGAGTGAAATTCATCTTTTGAAGGGTGCAAATGATCAGAAACAAGGAGCTAATAACTCTAAGCCAGTGGTGGAGAAAGACACAACACCAATGCCACAGGCAgtggaagtggaagaagtgtcACATGATCATGAAGCTGAAACAGTTAAGAATATTGAAATTGAAGGTAATGATGATTGCAGCAATGAAGATGAAGAGAAGGTGGAACAGGAAAAGGATGATGACAGAAGTGAAAAAGATGACAGCAATGATGAACTGAGGAAAAGAGTGGAAGAATTTATTCAGAAAGTTAACAAAGGGTGGAAGGAAGAATTGTTGAGCACATCAAGCTTGGTATAG
- the LOC108344928 gene encoding LOW QUALITY PROTEIN: 65-kDa microtubule-associated protein 3 (The sequence of the model RefSeq protein was modified relative to this genomic sequence to represent the inferred CDS: deleted 2 bases in 1 codon) — protein sequence MDRHQKGLLLQSNTTCESLLNELQIIWNEVGESETEKDRMLYELEEECVEVYRRKVDKANRSRAQLRQEIADSEAELACICSTMGERPVHFRQFDKNAGSLKEKLARVHPELEEMRKRKFERRNQFIEVQEQIQSISNEICSTGEYITAVVDETDLSLRKLEELHRELLALQKEKSERLKKVQDQICTLNSLCSVLGLDFKQTVTGVHPSLGISEGPRSVNSETINQLAIAIQELRKVKLQRMQRLQDLASTMLELWNLMDTPVEEQQMFQNVTCNIAASEDEVTEPNSLSENFINYVEAEVSRLEELKSSKMKELVLRKRAELEEICHKTHLIPKIDSAVEQAVEAIESGVVDPACVLEQLELQIASAKEEAFVRKEILEKFEKWLAAREEESWLEEYNMDENRYNAGKGSHLTLKRAEKARALVSKLPAMVEALTSKTVAWEKDKGIEFTYDGTCLISMLENYSLSRQEKEQERRRQRELKKLQGQMTAEKEVLYGSKVSPSKAQSAKKTPRAGSAACRKISLGCQTPKSDSKPYQSQSSFIKRTDKAHQNDRLNNLDDDVSYLSSARRGLDTAGVPMKKFSTGAVSVREMESPSTRQPFSPISLTVSSKANDANAVDDIQNKKLPNTLVVSNFPSITTTSKTTTVVDEENRTPMNTSMTPTPAAVPYGEETEYSFEERRLGWFVWFSRLHIITLLL from the exons ATGGATAGACATCAAAAGGGTCTTCTTTTACAATCCAATACAACATGTGAATCTCTTCTTAACGAACTTCAG ATAATATGGAATGAAGTCGGGGAGTCTGAGACTGAAAAAGATAGAATGTTGTATGAGCTTGAAGAAGAGTGTGTAGAAGTATATAGAAGAAAGGTAGATAAAGCTAATCGGTCTAGAGCTCAACTAAGGCAGGAGATTGCTGATTCCGAGGCAGAGCTTGCATGTATCTGCTCAACAATGGGAGAGCGACCTGTGCATTTTAGACAG TTTGACAAAAATGCTGGAAGCTTAAAGGAAAAGCTGGCAAGAGTTCACCCAGAGCTGGAGGAAATGCGGAAAAGGAAGTTTGAGCGTAGAAATCAATTTATAGAAGTTCAAGAACAGATTCAAAGTATCTCAAATGAGATTTGTAGTACAGGAGAATATATTACTGCTGTTGTAGATGAAACTGATTTGTCATTGAGAAAGCTTGAAGAATTACACAGAGAGCTCCTTGCACTTCAGAAAGAGAAG AGTGAGCGCCTCAAGAAGGTTCAAGACCAAATATGTACCTTGAATTCTCTCTGTTCAGTGCTTGGTTTGGACTTCAAGCAGACAGTCACTGGAGTCCATCCTAGCTTAGGAATTTCAGAAGGTCCTAGGAGTGTCAATAGTGAAACCATAAATCAATTGGCTATTGCCATACAAGAATTGCGAAAAGTTAAACTGCAGAGAATGCAAAGG CTTCAAGATCTAGCTTCAACAATGTTGGAGCTCTGGAATTTGATGGATACGCCTGTTGAAGAGCAACAGATGTTTCAGAATGTTACTTGTAATATCGCTGCTTCAGAAGATGAAGTAACTGAACCAAACAGCTTGTCTGAGAACTTCATCAACTAT GTCGAGGCAGAAGTATCCAGGTTGGAAGAGTTAAAATCAAGCAAAATGAAAGAGCTTGTTTTGAGGAAAAGAGCAGAGCTAGAGGAGATTTGTCATAAGACTCATTTGATTCCAAAAATTGATAGTGCAGTGGAACAAGCTGTTGAAGCGATAGAATCTG GAGTGGTAGACCCAGCTTGTGTGCTTGAACAGCTTGAACTTCAGATTGCCTCTGCAAAAGAGGAAGCTTTTGTCAGAAAAGAAATACTTGAAAAATTTGAGAAATGGTTAGCAGCACGTGAAGAAGAATCTTGGCTTGAGGAGTACAACatg GATGAAAATCGATACAATGCTGGGAAAGGTTCTCATCTTACTCTCAAGCGAGCGGAGAAAGCCCGTGCCTTGGTCAGCAAACTACCAG CAATGGTAGAGGCTTTAACTTCAAAAACTGTAGCATGGGAAAAAGACAAAGGCATTGAGTTCACATATGATGGT ACCTGTCTGATCTCTATGCTTGAGAACTACTCGCTATCACGGCAAGAGAAGGAGCAAGAACGTCGTAGGCAGCGG GAACTGAAGAAACTTCAGGGACAAATGACAGCGGAAAAGGAAGTACTCTATGGGTCAAAGGTAAGCCCTTCAAAGGCCCAGAGTGCAAAAAAGACACCTAGAGCTGGAAGCGCAGCATGTAGAAAAATCTCCCTTGGATGTCAGACACCAAAATCTGATTCGAAACCTTATCAGTCACAGTCATCCTTCATAAAGAGGACAGATAAAGCCCACCAAAATGATCGACTAAATAATCTGGATGATGATGTTTCATATTTATCATCAG CTAGAAGAGGACTTGATACTGCTGGTGTTCCTATGAAAAAATTCTCTACTGGTGCTGTAAGTGTTCGTGAAATGGAATCTCCTTCTACACGCCAACCTTTTTCTCCCATCTCTTTAACGGTATCATCGAAAGCTAATGATGCAAATGCTGTAGACGATATACAGAACAAGAAGCTGCCGAACACATTAGTA GTTAGCAATTTTCCATCTATCACTACTACATCAAAGACAACCACAGTGGTGGATGAAGAAAATAGAACTCCTATGAATACGTCCATGACTCCAACCCCTGCCGCAGTTCCTTATGGAGAAGAGACCGAATACTCCTTTGAGGAAAGAAGGCTCGGTTGGTTTGTTTGGTTTTCCAGATTACATATTATTACACTGTTATTGTAA
- the LOC108343699 gene encoding AT-hook motif nuclear-localized protein 7: MEEKEIFSSGQAVKVVEPPQSFHVALRSVQFSGPTGDSPAPVSTPVITSGSTEGKKKRGRPRKYGPDGNVALSPMPISSSIPLTGDFSVWKKGRGKPVESIKKSFKFYEVEGQGAGQGDQIAYSVGANFTPHILIVNAGEDVTMKIMSFSQQGCQAICILSANGTISNVTLRQPTSSGGTLTYEGRFEILSLTGSYMPTENGFTKSRSGGMSISLAGPDGRVMGGGLAGLLVAAGPVQVVVASFVPGHQLEQKPKKPRVEHVPMTAPIHASPIHVSPTSADDISIDLGGVKPILTPAAFQMDSIFGNGQPSDDEAPFPEEEEEEEDPNTSYADAEVAS, from the exons atggaggaaaaaGAGATTTTTAGTTCTGGGCAGGCTGTTAAGGTTGTCGAGCCCCCCCAGAGCTTCCACGTGGCACTAAGATCCGTGCAGTTTTCTGGGCCCACGGGGGATTCGCCGGCACCGGTGAGTACTCCGGTGATTACTTCCGGTAGTACAgaagggaagaagaagaggggCCGGCCTAGGAAATATGGACCGGACGGCAATGTGGCGCTGTCGCCGATGCCGATATCATCGTCGATTCCATTGACCGGAGACTTCTCAGTCTGGAAAAAGGGCAGAGGAAAGCCAGTTGAATCAATCAAGAAGTCTTTTAAGTTTTATGAAGTTGAAGGTCAAGGTGCAGGACAAG gtgATCAAATTGCATACTCAGTTGGTGCCAATTTCACACCTCACATCCTTATAGTAAATGCTGGCGAG GATGTTACTATGAAGATTATGTCCTTCTCTCAACAAGGATGTCAAGCTATTTGCATTCTGTCTGCAAATGGCACTATTTCAAATGTTACACTACGCCAACCAACTTCTTCTGGTGGTACTTTAACATATGAG GGGCGCTTTGAAATTCTTTCCTTGACTGGTTCATATATGCCAACTGAGAATGGGTTTACAAAGAGCAGATCTGGTGGAATGAGCATCTCCTTGGCCGGTCCAGATGGTCGAGTAATGGGGGGTGGACTGGCCGGTTTGCTGGTAGCTGCCGGTCCTGTGCAG GTTGTTGTGGCTAGTTTTGTTCCTGGTCACCAGCTGGAACAGAAACCGAAAAAGCCTAGGGTGGAGCATGTTCCAATGACTGCACCTATACATGCCAGCCCTATACATGTGAGCCCTACTTCTGCAGATGATATAAGTATTGATCTTGGTGGAGTAAAGCCAATCTTGACACCAGCAGCTTTTCAAATGGACAGCATCTTTGGCAATGGACAACCTTCTGATGATGAGGCTCCTTTccctgaagaagaagaagaagaagaagaccctAACACGAGCTATGCAGATGCTGAAGTTGCTAGCTAA